The sequence CGCTCTGAACGAGAGTTCGATTTCCAGTTCTCAGTATTTCCACCGCTTTCACTATTCGATGAGTTACGACCACGCTTTGAATTAGGCGCATGGCGGAATTCATCGGCATTGTTACCGCGGTACGTGCGAGTACGGTTCTCTTTTTGGTTACGGCGCGCTGTTGAAGTTTGGTTCTCTTCACGGCTATCAAAAAGTTTAGCATCTGTCGCTTTGCGAATGCGTTGGCCTTTCGCGTTCATTTTTGACGCATCTTCAGTACTTACTGAACCTTCACACATCGTTAAGATTTCAGTGATCTCTTCGTCGCTCAGGTAGCGCCATTTGCCATTTGGAATGCCGTCTAAAGAGATGTTCATGATACGTACACGGCGAAGTTTGAAAACTTCATAACCAAGCGCTTCACACATACGACGGATTTGGCGGTTAAGGCCTTGCGTTAGTGTGATTCGGAAAGAGAACTTAGTCTCTTTCTCTACTTTACATGGCAAAGTCACCGTATCCAGAATAGGAACACCAGCCGCCATTTTCTGTAAGAACTCACCCGTAATCGGCTTGTCGACACGAACCACGTACTCTTTTTCGTGGTTGTTACCCGCACGAAGAATCTTGTTTACGATGTCGCCATCATTGGTCAGGAAGATAAGACCGTCAGACGGTTTATCAAGGCGGCCAATTGGGAAAATACGCTTGTGGTGACCAATAAAGTCAACGATGTTGCCAGGAATATCTCGCTCAGTGGTACAAGTAATACCGGTCGGCTTATTCAGTGCGATGTAGATAGGCTTTTCTTTCGAACGAACGGGCTTGTTGTCGATCTCAACGTCATCACCTGGCATTACTTTCGTACCCATCTCTGGGATTTTACCATTGATAGTAACTCGGCCAGCATCAATGAGTTTGTCGGCTTCGCGGCGTGAGCAAAAACCAGTTTCACTGATGTACTTATTAAGGCGTTTAGCTTGGGATTCTTGTGACATGATATTCTCTTAGCGTTTCACAACGGAAATTTAGATAAACAAAAAGCAACTACAGGGCAGTTGCTTTTACGTTTGAATTCGTTAACTGACGACAATTTTAGCACCTAGTGTCTACTTCGGCACTAAATATCTATTGTCTAGCAAATTGGCGTGACAATGAGCGTGTAGTTGAGTCTATCAATACAACTTGCACTAACTTGATCGCTTCTGGTGTCGCTCTCTGTTTTCGAGCTTTTTGTCATTGCTCTTTCTCAACATGACGTAGACTGCGCCGGTTCCACCATGAAATTGTTGCGCAGAATGCACACACTGGACATCGTTAATTTGAGTCAACCAGTTGGCGACATAGCTTTTCATCATCGCTGGTGGATTCGAACGTTCACCTTTGCCATGAACAATGATGACGGTACGAACATCCATCCTTAGACATTGACGTAAAAATGAAAGTACTTCATTACGTGCGTCTTTGAGTGTTTTTCTATGCAGGTCAAGCTTGGCTTGAATAGGGTACTTACCTAGACGTAACTTTTTGTATACGCCTTCTTGAACGCCATCTTTCTTATAGGCGATAACATCATCTGGCTTCACCATCGGAGAGTAGTCGAGCGAGAGGTAATCTTTCTCGTCATCAGACAGCCACATTGCGGCTTCACGCTTGGCTAGGTGAGATTCCGTTACGCGGTGTACTTTCTGGTGTTCAGCGGTGTCATGGTCGATACGTTTCACATCGCCCATCATTTCTTGGAATAGGTCTAAATCGTCATCATGAGACATAGTGTGCATCTCAAGCTAGAGAAGGATAGGTTAAGTATACCTAAGTTGGGGCTGGGTTTAAAAATGAAAAAACCGGAGGAGACAAGGGAAGTCAGCTCCGGTGCAAAGCGTTTTAACGTTTACTTATCAAGTAAATGATACTTAACAGCAAATGATTTAGGCTGAGCGACTCTAGTGAGGAGATTTGTCAGTCATAACTTTGTAGATGAAGAAGCCTCCATAAAACATCATGAGACCCAGAGCCCCGAAGATTACTATCATTGAAGATAGTCCCACCGCATTACCAAATAGGAGATCTAGCCAAAAGTCCATGTGTATACCTCAAAGTTATATGACATGGGTTAGTGTATTAACAAGCATTATCAATTCACTGATCTGGATCAATCCTGTTTCATAAGTTAAATACTTGTTGGCAACTGTGTGTTTTTCGTCACATCATGCTCGTTGTTGTATGTCTTTTGTTCGAACGATTCAAAATCGCAATAAATATGAGAAAAAGCCCTTGCGGATAAATTCAGAACCCGTATTATACGCTCCATCGACAGGCAATGAGCCAGTTAGATATCTCGGTGAATAGCGCAGCTTGGTAGCGCATCTGGTTTGGGACCAGAGGGTCGGGGGTTCGAATCCCTCTTCACCGACCACATTAAAGAAAGCCGTAGCAGAAATGCTACGGCTTTTTTGCATTTGAACGTTTCGTTTTGGTTTAGAGCCCAAGCGGGGTTCGCCTGATGTTCAAAATAAGCTCTTCAACGACCACATTTAGAAAGCCTGCTCAATGAGCAGGCTTTCGTCGTTTTGAGCGATTGTAAACAGGTTTTGAACTAGAATGGGCTACGGCTTTTTTGCTTTCTGATATATGTAACATTCCTTAGAACGACGAAGGTATGAGTCGGGAATCTATTTTTGTTCTATATCTAGCATAGAGAAAAGGATTGACTCAATAAGCCAGCCCCAAATCTATTTACTTAACATCACAGGTAATGTCTTTGATTGGTGTCTCTGAGGTAACAAAACAAACATAAGCGTAAACAGGGTTATTGGGACCAATTCGAATGTAACCGGCCTGTACTTCATCTTCGTTAAAAGTCACCGAGTGAGAATTACCCGTCTGACCATCGTAGAAGCTTGCTTCAAAATTACCATTCATTTGGCTTGCGATACGGTTGCGTGTCGTTGATGTCGTGAACGTAATATTAGCGCATCGCATTGGTGGCTTTTCAGTAATCAAGAACTGTCCGCTTTCTTTATCTAACACACCGCCTTTGGTGTCTGGCTGAATGTCTATCGGCTGGAATTGTTCGATAGTACAAGTTTCTTTGGCAGACGCTGCTGTGGGCATCAAGATTGCTAGGGCTAAAAGGAAAGCAAAAAGTACTGGTTTCATGAGAACAACACCGTATGTAAAAAGAGCGAAAGATAATAGCACCTCTATGGTGCCATTAAATGTAAAGATTCTGTTATTAAGGACATGCTTTTATAATGAAAAGGTCATGTCCTAACTAACTAACTAACTAACTAGCTGTCTTCGTCAACCTCGAACTGACACTGAGCTTGTTGGCTTTGTGATTGTTGAGTCACACTGAACCCCTTATCTTCTAACAACTGTAAAAGGTTACCATCTCCAATCAGGTGTAAAGTGCCGACGACCAGCACGTAGTGTCCTTTTGAGTTGAGTTTCCAGTCATTGGCAGATAGTTTGTTTGCCCAATCAACGTTGCGATCCGTTAGGAATGCTTTCTCAAGCTCGGTGGGCATTTCAGACAGCTCTGCAAAATCCTCAAGTTTGGATTCATCGCCCGCTTTCCAGCTTTCAATGAGGCAATGTACGACACGGTCCGTTTGGTCAAATTCTTCAATGCTTGTCACTAGCCACTCTTTGCCAGAATCTTGTTGCCCTGCAATGAGGTCTATTTGAAATTGTAGTGGCTCTAAGCTGATCACTGGAACGTCTTGTATTGTCGCTTTATAGGCGAGTGTTGCGTCTACACCGCCCGCTGAACCGTAACCAAGGTTCTTTAACTGCTGCATTTGTATCGACAGAGATGTCGCCCAAGGCGGGGAGCTCAGTAGTTGTTTTGTCGACATACCCAAAGACTTAGAAATGCTTGTTAATAACTGTTTTTGCTCTTCGCTTAATACATCGGCTGTGGTTACCGTGGTGGTAGGGTACACAACGCCTTCTGACTTCCTTACATCTGTCTCGATAATTAATCCGTTACTCTCTTTTAACGTGTCTGTGATCTGTGCAGGAAGCGGGTACATGCTCTCGTCTCCAACATGCACAGAACCTAAGATGGTGAGGGTCAGATCATCCTTTTTTGCCTGCCAATAAAGTGGTTCGGCGATAGCTTGTTTTGCTGAAAAGGCAAGTGTGAGTAGCGTAAGGTACAAGAATGTGCGCAAAGAAAGCTCCTTTAGAAAGACATAAGCTCGTTAAAAAAGATTTTGACGGAGCTTTTTAACGGTTTTTTTTGAGAACGATGTCACGTTGTTTATACGAAAAGTATAACAACACGAGCAAACTCTAAAACTTTTCTCTCTGCGAACGACACGATTTTATGAAATCCGGTGAAAAGATTGTGATTTAATTCTCAGTTATTACGTCAAAATAAAAGTGACGGAAGTGCCGTTAAGTATAACCTTATGATTTTATTAAAATTAAATTTATCAATATTTTTTAGATTTGAAGCCGATCACTGAATTGGCTTGATTTAATTCACGCCAAAAAATAAGGCCATATAGTTTATCTAACTTTCAGAAGCGCTCCACTTTGCTTCTTACTCAATTTTTAAATTTATGGGTGAATACGATGTTGAAGAGAAACTTACTATCTGTAGCGGTATTAGCTGGCCTGACGGGTTGTGCAGTAACACAAGCACCAGAACAGCAGGTTGTTAATGCACTGGCTGATAACCTTGATGTGCAATATGAAATTCTGACCAATCACGGTGCGAATGAGGGTATGGCTTGTCAGGACCTCGGCGCTGAATGGGCTTCATGTAACAAAGTGAACATGACCCTAACTAATGACGGTGAAGCGATTGATTCGAAAGATTGGACCATCTACTTCCATAGTATTCGCCTTATCTTAGATGTTGATAATGAACAATTTAAAATCACTCGTGTCACGGGTGACCTACACAAACTAGAACCTACAGATAAGTTCGATGGCTTTGCGGCGGGTGAAGAAGTGATTCTTCCATTGACGAGTGAATACTGGCAACTGTTTGAAACCGACTTCATGCCGGGTGCATTTGTTACTGCGCCAAATGCAGAACCAAAGATGATTGCTTCACTGAATACAGAAGACGTCGCGTCGTTCGTAACGGGTCTAGAAGGTAACAACCTTAAACGTACACCTGATGACAATAACGTAATGGCTACAGCGGTGACGCGTTTCGAAAAGAATGCTGATCTAGCAACTCAAGATGTATCAACAACGCTACTACCAACGCCAATGTCGGTAGAAGCAGGCGAAGGTTCTGTGAGTATTGCTGGTGGTATTGCCCTACCAAAAGACGCATTCGATGCTGATCAGTTCGCTGCAATTGAAGAACGTGCAGATGTGGTAAACGTAGATGTGAGTGGTGACCTTCCAGTAAGTGTTACCGTTGTTCCTACTCAGTTTACGGGTGATTTAGCGAAATCTGGCGCTTATGAACTAAGCATCTCGGAAGAGGGGATTGCGATTAAAGCGTTTGATAAAACAGGTGCTTTCTACGCAGTTCAGTCTATTTTTGGCCTAATAGACAGTCAGAACGCTGAATCATTACCACAACTGTCGATCAAAGATGCACCGCGCTTTGATTACCGTGGTGTGATGGTGGATGTTGCTCGAAACTTCCACTCAAAAGATGCCATTCTAGCAACGCTAGACCAAATGGCAGCATACAAGATGAATAAACTGCACCTTCACTTAACAGATGATGAAGGCTGGCGTTTAGAAATCCCAGGTTTACCAGAGCTAACGGATGTAGGGTCTAATCGTTGTTTTGATTTGGATGAGCAAAGCTGTTTACTGCCTCAGCTAGGTTCAGGTCCAACAACAGACAACTTTGGCTCTGGTTTCTTTAGCAAAGCGGATTACGTCGAGATCTTAAGCTACGCAAAAGCGCGCAGCATCGAAGTAATTCCAGAAATTGATATGCCAGCACACGCCCGTTCTGCTGTGGTATCAATGGAAGCGCGTTACACTCGCCTAATGGCGGAAGGTAAGGAAGCGGAAGCAAATGAATACCGCTTGATGGATCCACAAGATACATCGAACGTAACCACGGTTCAGTTCTACGATAAGCAAAGCTTCATCAACCCATGTATGGAATCTTCGACTCACTTTGTCGATAAAGTGATCTCTGAAGTGGCGGCAATGCACCAAGAAGCGGGCGTTCCACTAACGACTTGGCATTTCGGCGGCGATGAAGCGAAAAACATCAAGTTAGGCGCTGGCTTACAAGATATTAACGCAGAAGATAAAGTGGCTTGGAAAGGCAACATCGATTTGTCTAAGCAAGATAAGCCATTCCAACAGTCGCCACAGTGTCAGTCTTTGATCGCTGATGGTACTGTCAGCGACTTCGGTCATCTGCCAAGTCACTTTGCAGAGCAGGTATCTAAGATTGTTGCTGACAAAGGCATTCCTCACTTCCAAGCATGGCAAGATGGCCTGAAATACAGCGAAGGCGAGAAAGCATTTGCAACCGAAAGCACTCGCGTGAACTTCTGGGACGTTCTTTACTGGGGCGGCACTTCATCAGTATACGATTGGTCTGCGAAAGGGTATGACGTGATTGTTTCTAACCCAGACTACGTATACATGGATATGCCATACGAAGTTGATGCAGCAGAGCGCGGTTACTACTGGGCAACGCGTGCAACCGATACTCGCAAGATGTTTGGCTTCGCACCAGAAAACATGCCACAAAACGCAGAAACGTCATTAGACCGTGACGGTAATGGCTTCTCTGGTAAAGGTGAAATTGAAGCGAAACCTTTCTACGGTTTGTCTGCACAGCTTTGGTCTGAAACAGTACGTACTGACGAGCAATATGAATACATGGTGTTCCCTCGCGTATTGGCAGCAGCAGAGCGCGCATGGCACAGAGCAGATTGGGAAAACGACTACAAAGTGGGCGTTGAGTACTCTCAAGAAACTAACCTAGTGAATAAGCAGGCTCTAAACAGTGACTTCAATCGCTTCGCGAATATTGTTGGTCAACGTGAACTGGCTAAGCTTGAGAAAGCAGGTATTGATTACCGACTACCAGTACCGGGTGCTCAAGTTGTTGATGGCAAGCTGGCGATGAACGTTCAATTCCCAGGCGTAGAGCTGCAATACTCTGCTGATGGCGAAAACTGGCTAACGTATGATGAGCAGCAACAACCATCGGTTTCTGGTGAAACGTACATCCGCTCTATCTCTGAAAGTGGCGAGAAAGTAAGTCGAGTAACGTCAGTTAAATAATCGATAAGCAACATTAATAGAAGAGCTCCCTAGCTATTACCTTACTTAAGGTTAAAAGTGGGAGCTCTTTTTATTTGCCGCGAATTAGGCTCTCATTCAAAACTGAAACATATAGAAACCGTCTTTGTTTATAACGTCAACAATGCACATAAGGTGAGCTCCATCGCAAAAGTGACGCACTTCTCATTATTCTCTTCGAAAAATAAGTCACTTATAAAAAACTCTAAATCAGATGTGATTCAAATAACCGAATCTAATTTTTTACCGTAAAATAATGTGATCCTGATCTGTACGTTTTTCCATCTTGAGTTTTTTATCAATTTTTATGTTTTTAAGTATTTGATTTTAATGTGTTAAATAATCTTTCTTTTTTTGATAGTGAGAGAGATCACTCTGCCTGTTCTTTTATTTTGAAACGAAAATTAATTCGAGCAACATAGATTTCATGCCAGGGAGGCGACCAACTACTCAAGCGGTGAAGGTGAATGATGTACCGAAGATATGCCGCTGAAAAAATCAAACTAAGGCAGTTTACTATGAAAAAAATTATCGCTCTAAGTGCTCTTTCTCTTGCTTTCGCTTCTAGTGCTTTTGCTGGTTCTTCTTACGTTACAGGTAACGTTCAATTTCACTCTGATTTCGATCCGTCAGCAACTTCTACTTTAGAAGCGGGCCACACATTTGATACAGGCACAACTTTATTGACTGAGTTTGATGGTATCTCTCTTGGTAAATACGACAATGACGCAATCCAAGACAGCGGTCTAGGTAACTCTCCATACATCACTCTTGGTGTAGAGCAGATGTACAACATCAATGACAACCTATGGGTTGCTGCTGGTTACCACCACTTACTAAACAACGGCGAAACGGTTCAGTACCGTCCATTAGTTAAGATCGGTTACAACTTCGACAACGGTATTTCTATCAGTAACCGTACTCGTTACCACGCAATGGAAGACAGCAATGCTGACGACCAAACTCGTTTTGATAACCGTATCGGCTACGCAGTAAATGCTGAACTAGCAGTAAGCTACAACAACGTATACGTAATCAACGAGGGCGACAACAAGATGGACCACGAGCTTCGTGCGACATGGACTCGTCAAGGCGTTCAACCTTACTTTGAGTACCGTAACCAAGCTGACAACGAAAACAACGCTTTCGTATTCGGTGCTTCTTACGGCTTCTAAGCGGATTTATTTGGCGGTTTAGTTAATGAGACTATTCGCGAAATAGCTTTTTTGCCAAAGCACTTCCTTCGTGAATGAGCGAGGGGATTAAGCGGCACTAACAGCCCGGTTAGTGTCGCGACAAGATTTGCTTTACTGTCCAAAAGCAAAGAGCCTAGTAAGTAAACCACAGTCTTGGGTTTGCTTAATACTAGGCTCTATTTTTATGCTTTCATTTCTAGCTTAGTGTTCGTGTACTTTAGTTGCCTTTATAGTGACGGTACTCAAACACCTGACCTTTATCATTAAACGCGTACACAGAGTATTCGTCTTTCTTATCGCCATATTCCATACCCGGTGAGCCCATTGGCATACCCGGAACTGCCAAACCAATCGCATTACGTGGTGGGTTTTCTAAAAAGGCTTTTACGTCTTCCGCCGGAATGTGACCTTCAAACACATAACCGTCGATCTCTGCGGTGTGGCAAGAAGCCAGCTCTTGCGTTACGCCTAACTTTTGTTTGATAGGGTTCATATCATCGTGGAGCTTCTCTGTTACATCGAACCCGGCATCACGCATATGCTCTGTCCATTCTGTGCAGCAGCCGCAGTATGGAGATTTGTGGTTTAGAACATCAGTAGCCAAAGCTTGTCCTGAAATTGCAGCGAGTGCAGTAAGAGTCATAACTTTACGAATCATGGTTAACCTCATGAATATGGTTTTTATTAATATTAGAATGAGTTGGTTTGAACAATCTCAGCCTGTTGGCATTACTTACGACAGTAATTGACGACATCGCCATAGCTGCTCCTGCTACTACTGGGCTAAGCAGAAATCCAAAAAACGGGTAGAGCACACCGGCGGCAATAGGGATGCCAAGCGAGTTATAGATGAAGGCACCAAATAGATTTTGCTTCATGTTTCTCACGGTCGCTTGGGACAGTTCTATCGCGTTACTTACAGACAGTGGCGACGAGTTGAGGAGTGTCATTTGTGCACTTTCAATCGCAACATCACTGCCACTGCCCATTGCGATACCTATGTCGGCCTGAGCAAGCGCTGGTGCATCGTTAATGCCATCTCCAACCATAGCCACACTCTTATATTGTTGTTGAAGCTGAACAATATGCTGAGCTTTCTGCTCTGGTAGTACTTCCGAGATAACCTCATCGATACCGACGCTTTTGCCAATCGCTTGAGCAACTGAATCGTTGTCGCCAGTGAGTAGCACTGTGTGAATTCCGGCGGATTTTAGTTGAGCAATGGCTTGTTTGCTATCTATTTTTAATGCGTCTGAAATGCCTAATATGCCTTCCAGTTTTTGGTCGATGACGACGAAGATTGGCGTCCATGCTTGTGTACGACAAAGTTCGATAAAGTCATTGCCCATTTGAGTATCAATACCAAGTTGGGTTAGGTATTTAAGAGAGCCGACTTGAACGTGTTTGCCGTTAATATTGGCTTGTACTCCAAGGCCTCGGCGGTTTTCAAAGTCGCTGTGTGGGAGTGCTGAAACTTCTAAGTTTTCGGCATACTGACAAACGGCTTTCGCAAGCGGGTGTTCTGAACCGACTTCAACCGAATAGGCGTAAGCCAGCAGTTCTTGTTCTGATAGGTTGTGATAAAACGCCTGTTGAACGCTTGGTTTTCCTTGGGTTAGAGTGCCTGTTTTATCAAACACGACAGCATCGATTTTGCTGGCTGATTGCAACACATCGGCATCTTTGATCAGAACGCCAAACTCAGCGGCTTTACCCACGCCGACAGTAATAGAGAGCGGTGTCGCTAGGCCTAAGGCACACGGACAAGCGATGATCAGCACGGTAGTCGATACCACAAGCATGTAACTGGCACTTGGTTGTGGGCCAACAAAAAACCAAACTAGGGCGGCAACAGCTGCGATCGCGACCACAACGGGTACGAACACGGCAGAAATAGAGTCAGCAAGCTTCGCAATCGCAGGTTTGCTGCTTTGTGCTTGGCGAACCATCTGGATGATTCGAGCCAGCATGGTGCTTGAGCCAATTCCTGTCGCTTCAATAACTAAGCTGCCATCTCCATTAATGGTGCCCGCAGAAACGCCATCACTCACCGATTTAACGTTGGGAAGTGGTTCACCGGTCAGCATGGATTCATCGATATAAGACTCGCCAGATACCACAACACCGTCAACTGGCACTTTCTCACCCGGTTTGACGCGTACTTGCATGCCGACTTGGATAGCTTCTACAGCAATGGTTTGTTCTTTGCCATCGACGATGACTACTGCTTTTTGAGGCTGTAAATTAATCAGTGCTTGTAGCGATTTCGTGGTGCGAGCTTTGGCTTTAGCTTCTATGTAGTGACCTAAAGAAATAAGGCCAACGATCATCGCGCTCGCCTCAAAGTAGACATGGCGAGAGGCTTCTGGGAACCATGATGGAATCAGTACGACCAGCATTGAGTAGAACCATGCTGCGCCTGTACCCAAAGCAACTAACGTATCCATGGTCGCGCGCTTGTGCATCAGTGATTGCCACGCGTTAGTGAAGAAGCTACGACCTGAAGTGGCCAGCAGTACCAAACAGACCACACCGATTAATCCCCAAGCCAGTTGATCGTTAAATGTAGTAATGGTCATGCTGCCACCGAACACGCCCCAAGCCATTAGCGGAGCCCCAAGCAATAGCGCACTTACTGAGTTTTTCAGGAAGGCCTGTTGAGTGCGAAGTTGTTGTTCTTGCTGCTTTTGCTGTTGTGTTGCCGCATCATCAACAAACTCGGCGCCATAACCTGCGGCTTTCACCGATTGGATGAGCTCGTTTTCGATCAGGTCGCGTGTTTTAGAGGTGAAAATCAAGGCCGTTTGTTCGGCGAGGTTGATCTGAGCTTGGTCGACGAACTCGTTATTTTTCAGTGCTTTTTCGACTGAAGATACACAACTCGCACACGTCATCCCCTCAAGTACAAGGTGATAAGTATATTGACTCGCAACGGGTTCAGTAGGCGTTGTTTTTGTAGGTGCAGATTCTTTATCTTCTTCTAAATCTGAACTAGGTAAGAGCTCATTTGCTTCAGAGTAGGGAACTGCGTGATAACCCACACTTTCGACCAACTCAATCACCTCAGATTCAGAAAGTAGAGTGACCAGTGCTAATTCTTGTTTGCTGACTTCTAGGTTTGAAGCTTGTTCGGTTTGCTCAAGCGCTTGAGTCAGTTTGTTCACGCATTTACCGCAGTTAAGTCCGGATAGCGAGAGGTGCAGCTTGTTACCCATGCTGTAGCCAAGTGTCGCTAACTGCTCGTTGAGTTGAACGTAACTAAATGGAGCTGAAATATCGATGTAGGTCGGCGATATATCATTGATCGTCGTGTTGTCGAGATCAGCAAACAGTGTGCGGACTTTCTTCGCACAACCCATGCAATTTAGGCCGTTGAGCGCGGTTGTGTAGTGGTTCATATCGATACTCCAATTCTCATCTACGCCTAACATAAACCTTCCCGTAAGGGTAAGGTCAAACATAAATTCAAGAATTTGATCTTAGTGGTGCATTAGCTGGTGGATTCAATTTGGGAATGAGAGAGGGGAATAAAGGATGCGCGACTATAATCTACTGGCTAAGGCAATAGATTTGCTACTTCGAAGGCGGAATTCGGCTTTCTACAATCGCTTTCGTACAACAACAGCACATTAATCATTCACTACTGATTGTAGATTTAAGCGGTGGTGATAAAATAGCGCCCAAAATTTAGTGATATTTGGCCATTACAGGCTTTGTAATCGGCTCCACTAAAAGAATCACCTACATAATCAAGGTATTTAAATGACGGTTAAAACTCGTTTTGCTCCTAGCCCAACTGGCTATCTTCACGTTGGTGGTGCACGTACTGCACTTTACTCTTGGCTATTCGCTAAAAACCAAGGCGGTGAATTCGTTCTACGTATCGAAGACACAGACCTTGAGCGTAACTCTCAAGAAGCGGTTGATGCAATTCTAGAAGGCATGCAATGGATGGGTATGGAATGGGACGAAGGTCCTTACTACCAATCTAAGCGTTTTGACCGTTACAACGAAATGGTTGATAAGCTACTTGCTGAAGACAAAGCATTCAAATGCTACGCGTCCAAAGA is a genomic window of Vibrio sp. ED004 containing:
- the rluF gene encoding 23S rRNA pseudouridine(2604) synthase RluF, translated to MSQESQAKRLNKYISETGFCSRREADKLIDAGRVTINGKIPEMGTKVMPGDDVEIDNKPVRSKEKPIYIALNKPTGITCTTERDIPGNIVDFIGHHKRIFPIGRLDKPSDGLIFLTNDGDIVNKILRAGNNHEKEYVVRVDKPITGEFLQKMAAGVPILDTVTLPCKVEKETKFSFRITLTQGLNRQIRRMCEALGYEVFKLRRVRIMNISLDGIPNGKWRYLSDEEITEILTMCEGSVSTEDASKMNAKGQRIRKATDAKLFDSREENQTSTARRNQKENRTRTYRGNNADEFRHAPNSKRGRNSSNSESGGNTENWKSNSRSERSNSDRNSSDRNRTDRNNNDRRSGKPANRSQDSNRPNKPAPKRVGGTLGLKK
- the smrA gene encoding DNA endonuclease SmrA, translating into MSHDDDLDLFQEMMGDVKRIDHDTAEHQKVHRVTESHLAKREAAMWLSDDEKDYLSLDYSPMVKPDDVIAYKKDGVQEGVYKKLRLGKYPIQAKLDLHRKTLKDARNEVLSFLRQCLRMDVRTVIIVHGKGERSNPPAMMKSYVANWLTQINDVQCVHSAQQFHGGTGAVYVMLRKSNDKKLENRERHQKRSS
- a CDS encoding DUF3149 domain-containing protein gives rise to the protein MDFWLDLLFGNAVGLSSMIVIFGALGLMMFYGGFFIYKVMTDKSPH
- a CDS encoding TraB/GumN family protein — its product is MRTFLYLTLLTLAFSAKQAIAEPLYWQAKKDDLTLTILGSVHVGDESMYPLPAQITDTLKESNGLIIETDVRKSEGVVYPTTTVTTADVLSEEQKQLLTSISKSLGMSTKQLLSSPPWATSLSIQMQQLKNLGYGSAGGVDATLAYKATIQDVPVISLEPLQFQIDLIAGQQDSGKEWLVTSIEEFDQTDRVVHCLIESWKAGDESKLEDFAELSEMPTELEKAFLTDRNVDWANKLSANDWKLNSKGHYVLVVGTLHLIGDGNLLQLLEDKGFSVTQQSQSQQAQCQFEVDEDS
- a CDS encoding beta-N-acetylhexosaminidase, with the translated sequence MLKRNLLSVAVLAGLTGCAVTQAPEQQVVNALADNLDVQYEILTNHGANEGMACQDLGAEWASCNKVNMTLTNDGEAIDSKDWTIYFHSIRLILDVDNEQFKITRVTGDLHKLEPTDKFDGFAAGEEVILPLTSEYWQLFETDFMPGAFVTAPNAEPKMIASLNTEDVASFVTGLEGNNLKRTPDDNNVMATAVTRFEKNADLATQDVSTTLLPTPMSVEAGEGSVSIAGGIALPKDAFDADQFAAIEERADVVNVDVSGDLPVSVTVVPTQFTGDLAKSGAYELSISEEGIAIKAFDKTGAFYAVQSIFGLIDSQNAESLPQLSIKDAPRFDYRGVMVDVARNFHSKDAILATLDQMAAYKMNKLHLHLTDDEGWRLEIPGLPELTDVGSNRCFDLDEQSCLLPQLGSGPTTDNFGSGFFSKADYVEILSYAKARSIEVIPEIDMPAHARSAVVSMEARYTRLMAEGKEAEANEYRLMDPQDTSNVTTVQFYDKQSFINPCMESSTHFVDKVISEVAAMHQEAGVPLTTWHFGGDEAKNIKLGAGLQDINAEDKVAWKGNIDLSKQDKPFQQSPQCQSLIADGTVSDFGHLPSHFAEQVSKIVADKGIPHFQAWQDGLKYSEGEKAFATESTRVNFWDVLYWGGTSSVYDWSAKGYDVIVSNPDYVYMDMPYEVDAAERGYYWATRATDTRKMFGFAPENMPQNAETSLDRDGNGFSGKGEIEAKPFYGLSAQLWSETVRTDEQYEYMVFPRVLAAAERAWHRADWENDYKVGVEYSQETNLVNKQALNSDFNRFANIVGQRELAKLEKAGIDYRLPVPGAQVVDGKLAMNVQFPGVELQYSADGENWLTYDEQQQPSVSGETYIRSISESGEKVSRVTSVK
- a CDS encoding oligogalacturonate-specific porin KdgM family protein, whose translation is MKKIIALSALSLAFASSAFAGSSYVTGNVQFHSDFDPSATSTLEAGHTFDTGTTLLTEFDGISLGKYDNDAIQDSGLGNSPYITLGVEQMYNINDNLWVAAGYHHLLNNGETVQYRPLVKIGYNFDNGISISNRTRYHAMEDSNADDQTRFDNRIGYAVNAELAVSYNNVYVINEGDNKMDHELRATWTRQGVQPYFEYRNQADNENNAFVFGASYGF
- a CDS encoding DUF411 domain-containing protein, whose product is MIRKVMTLTALAAISGQALATDVLNHKSPYCGCCTEWTEHMRDAGFDVTEKLHDDMNPIKQKLGVTQELASCHTAEIDGYVFEGHIPAEDVKAFLENPPRNAIGLAVPGMPMGSPGMEYGDKKDEYSVYAFNDKGQVFEYRHYKGN
- a CDS encoding copper-translocating P-type ATPase, encoding MFDLTLTGRFMLGVDENWSIDMNHYTTALNGLNCMGCAKKVRTLFADLDNTTINDISPTYIDISAPFSYVQLNEQLATLGYSMGNKLHLSLSGLNCGKCVNKLTQALEQTEQASNLEVSKQELALVTLLSESEVIELVESVGYHAVPYSEANELLPSSDLEEDKESAPTKTTPTEPVASQYTYHLVLEGMTCASCVSSVEKALKNNEFVDQAQINLAEQTALIFTSKTRDLIENELIQSVKAAGYGAEFVDDAATQQQKQQEQQLRTQQAFLKNSVSALLLGAPLMAWGVFGGSMTITTFNDQLAWGLIGVVCLVLLATSGRSFFTNAWQSLMHKRATMDTLVALGTGAAWFYSMLVVLIPSWFPEASRHVYFEASAMIVGLISLGHYIEAKAKARTTKSLQALINLQPQKAVVIVDGKEQTIAVEAIQVGMQVRVKPGEKVPVDGVVVSGESYIDESMLTGEPLPNVKSVSDGVSAGTINGDGSLVIEATGIGSSTMLARIIQMVRQAQSSKPAIAKLADSISAVFVPVVVAIAAVAALVWFFVGPQPSASYMLVVSTTVLIIACPCALGLATPLSITVGVGKAAEFGVLIKDADVLQSASKIDAVVFDKTGTLTQGKPSVQQAFYHNLSEQELLAYAYSVEVGSEHPLAKAVCQYAENLEVSALPHSDFENRRGLGVQANINGKHVQVGSLKYLTQLGIDTQMGNDFIELCRTQAWTPIFVVIDQKLEGILGISDALKIDSKQAIAQLKSAGIHTVLLTGDNDSVAQAIGKSVGIDEVISEVLPEQKAQHIVQLQQQYKSVAMVGDGINDAPALAQADIGIAMGSGSDVAIESAQMTLLNSSPLSVSNAIELSQATVRNMKQNLFGAFIYNSLGIPIAAGVLYPFFGFLLSPVVAGAAMAMSSITVVSNANRLRLFKPTHSNINKNHIHEVNHDS